The DNA region TCCTGCCCAAGCTGTTGGACAATTTTGCCATCTCCAATGCATGCAATCTAGGCTACCTAACATACCTGAAAAACCTCGTAGCTCACCAATATAAAGTAGCCTAGCAACATCGTGAGCATTTGGAGATCGTAGGTATTGCCCTCCAAAAACTTCAACAACAGCACGACAAAATCGTTTCACACTTTCAATAGCAGTTGATTCCCCTATTTTAATGTACTCATCAGTAGCATCTGCTGGTACACCGTACGCTAATATCCGAAATGCAACTGTTATTTTTTGCAAGCTTGACAAGCCAAGTCTTCCAAGTCCATCTCTTCTCTAtataaaatagttgtcatgattaGTAACAGCATCACAGATATGCATAAATAAATTCCGTCCCATTCTGAATCTTCTTCGAAACATTGCATCATTATACAATGCATTTTCGGCGAAATAATCATTGAATAGATTACGATCAGCAGCTTCACGATTACGATTGATCATCTTATAACCAGGAATTGAGCCTCGATGCATGCTTTTGTTGCTTCCTTCATTGAGATAATTCAAGACAATTTGATTATTGGTAGAAATCACTTGAGCGATCAGTTGTTGCCTTGCACCAAAACTTTTTGCATAGTTATCATCATCAAAGCTTGAAGATGATAAATTTGATGAACCTTCAATATTGTTATCCATTTTCTGAGATAATTGAATGGATGAGGTACATGTTGCTTATGGGGTATGTATTTATAATGTATGTTATAAACACATTTGGACAAATATGCACAGATGACATGACACAACAATGACAACATCGGGACAAGTTTAGCAGGCGACGTGACCGAGCATCGAACACATATTTTTGTGTGCCCAGATGACGTGACCTAACAATGAACACATTTGGACAAATATGCACAGATGACGTGGCACAACAATGATAACATCGGGATAAGTTTAGCAGGCGACGTGACCAGACATTAAACACACATTTTTGTGTGACCAGATGACGTGACCTAACAATGAACACATTTGGACAAATATGAACAGATGATGTGACACAACAATGACAACATCGGGACAAGTTTAGCAGGCGACGTGACCGGGCATTGAACACACATTTTTGTGTGCCCAGATGACGTGACCTAACAATGAACACATTTGAACAAATATGTACAGATGGCGTGACACAACAATGACAACATCAGGACAAGTTTGGCAGGCGACGTGACCGGACATTGAACACACATTTTTGTGTGCCCAGATGACGTGACCTAACAATGAACACATTTGGACAAATATGCACAGATGACGTGACACAACAATGATAACATCAGGACAAATTTAACAGGCGACGTGACCGGGCATTGAACACACATTTTTGTGTGTCCAGATGATGTGACTTAACAATGAACACATTTGGATAAATATGCACAGATGACGTGACACAGCAATGACAACATCGGGACAAGTTTAGCAGGCGACGTGACCAGGCATTGAACACACATTTTTGTGTGGCCAAATGACGTGATCTAACAATGAACACATTTGGACAAATATGCACAGATGACGTGACACAACAATGACAACATCGGGACAAGTTTAACAGGCAACGTGACATGACACTGAATCaaaatttgcataattttatattcacATTTTTTCACTATATAATGGCTTACCAGATATTGGTATAACACATTGTATGTCAACAATTTTTGTGAGAGTTTCTCTTCTACTAAAATGAGTGCAACCCCCCGACAAGCTTCATACTCATTTGAAGAAGATAAACACTTATGTCATGTTTGCCTTCATATGTCACAAAATCCAATCATTGGGATCAACCAATCGAAGGATCAATTCTGGGCAAGAGTTGAGAAAGAGTTTCATGTAGATCCAAATTTTGTGCATCATAGCCGACCGCCAAGATCTTTGcaaaaaagaatgcttcttatgcTAAGTGCAGTATCCAAAATGAAAGGTTGCATTCGACAAATCGAACATCTGAATCCTAGTGGAGCATCGAAACAAGATATTGTAAGTTACTATGctcaaatttattttagactatctaaattttaaaatctaagtcTAAATTTATTAATACATATCATTATCTTCATAACTGATGTTCAATTATTTTCTTGCAGTTAACTCGTGCCAAAATGTTATTTACAGAAAACCCAAAATACACAAAGGGTTTCAAATTTGACCATGTCTAGAATATTCTCAAAGACATTGAAAAATTTGGGACTGACACTATGAATACTGCATCCATGAAATCGCGACAACAAAATGCTAATGCTGGTTTATCTGAACAACAATTCTTCGAGGAAGCATTTCATACACCTTCATCTCCTTGTGTGTCTGCTTTTGATCTTAATATCACTGATTCAGATAGCGGTGCTACTTCTAATAAATGACCTCCAGGGGTGAAAAAagcaaaaatgaagaaaaagaatgaTGAACAAATTGCAAAGGTAATTAATATTAATGCTCAACTTGTTGAGGCAATGAATGCAAGTACTGCTGCTACTACAAAAAATGGCAGATACTATGCTTTACAAAGAAGAAACcaaaattttattcaaagatTTGAACTCGATCTCTAACTCGATGATGTGTGAATATATTCGCAATGAGCAAATTAGAATTATGCAAAGAGAATGCAAGTGCAAGGATCTCATTCAGTTGCACATCAAGGAGAAGGATCTCAAACATCTCAAATACAGGGAGAAGGATTACAACTTAATCAATATCAAGGTGAAGATCAAGAATTTCAT from Zingiber officinale cultivar Zhangliang chromosome 4B, Zo_v1.1, whole genome shotgun sequence includes:
- the LOC121978630 gene encoding uncharacterized protein LOC121978630 — protein: MDNNIEGSSNLSSSSFDDDNYAKSFGARQQLIAQVISTNNQIVLNYLNEGSNKSMHRGSIPGYKMINRNREAADRNLFNDYFAENALYNDAMFRRRFRMGRNLFMHISYGVPADATDEYIKIGESTAIESVKRFCRAVVEVFGGQYLRSPNAHDVARLLYIGELRGFSGSNNDINVLESSHLFANLAANERDLNAPIVEYFEMSTPDVEPAVDDGT